The following is a genomic window from Bacillus paramycoides.
GATATTCCTTCTCTCTTAAAGATTTATTACTAATTAGATTTTTAATGTTTGTTATTTCGAACTGATATTCACTCATTTTATAACCATCCAGCATGAGAGAATACGCTTCCACTTCTGAAAAAGAATCTAAATCCGTCCGGACCTTCGAAAGAGAATCTTGAACTTCTTCATTAATACCAAAGGTTTCAGAAGGTGGCTCAGTTTTACGCGATATTGTTTTATCGTGAAGTTTATGATTTTTATCAAAATAGGAAATCTCTTTAATTGGTAATCCTTTTTTTAAGTGTAAAAGAGCTACATTATCTGAGTGCTCTTTTATAATCCTTGAAAGTTGTTGCTCACGTATACGATCCATAAAAATACCATTAGTTCGTTTTAAAACACTAGGTATCTCGATACCAGGCTCTTTTTCATCGTTTAGTTGTCCAGACGCATCACTAATGATAAAATGGGTACATTTTAATTCATCATTCAATACCCCAATCACTCCTTGGTTATCATGTGCACCACCATCAACTAATTGGACACGTATCCCTTTATCGTAAAGCCCACTGATAGCAAGTGGTGTAAAAACACCCGGAAGACATGCTGAAGCAGCAACTGCCCAACCTAGCTCAAAACATCCATGTCTATATACATTCTCATATGATTTTACTGGTTTAAGCCTGAGGTTCTTATCAATTGTCTCATCTAACTCTATTAAATTTGTCTCTCCCATATTCTCTGCACTAAAATGCCAATTATGTCCATCATTTAAAACCGTAGCGTTCATTACTAAAATGGGTACTTTTGTTTTTCGTCTTCTATTTCCTATAATTGGGTTGAAAGTAGTGTCTTCACCTAGCGGATTTATTTTTAGATCCTTCATTTTTATTGGAATATTATTATTAGGGTTAAGTACTCTGCGGTATAAATATTTATCATATAGTTCACCTATATAATCACTTCGAGAATAATTGGGTAAACTCATTTTTAAGTTTTTAATGGGTTAAGAAAAGTACGTAATCGAAAATTACATTGAACAGATTGAAGAAAATCAACTTCAATTTTCGCGATGATTTCTTGATAATCTTCATCTCTAATTTGATCATCTGTTTTCTGCTCAAGTAATTTCTTTATATGAAGATAGTATAATGCTCCAATTATAGAACCACCCGATACAGTAGAGATAATTTCTACATAACGAAGTAATCCTAGATTAGCCAATTTCGCGAGTACTCCAAGATGAAAAAAAGCGGCACGAAATCCCCCACCCGAAAGAGCTATCCCAAGTTTGTCCCTTTTATCTTCTAGCACTATGATAAACTTCCTTTCCTTTAAGAAATTGTTTTTTAAACATCCTATCTCTATATTTCCTTTACTTCTGAATTTGATGAAAGAACAAGTTGTAGTATTTGTATTTTTTACGATTATATTCATCAAAACTTCGAATACCTGAGTATTAATGATTAATCTAACTAGAATCTGTTGATCCAACGAAGGGGTACTTTGTTCTTTTAACTCATCTAAAATTCGTTTTAAATCGTATAGTTATTCCTAAATTTATGATAAGAAATCTCACATAATCTATTTCCATATTTTAAGTTAGCCCCCCTTACTTTTTGTAAGATTAATTAGGAATAATTCATATCTTATTTTCTAAAAATAAATCAAGTATGAATGTTATAAGCAGTTACTTCCTGAAAACATTCATATAAGAAGTTAAGGACTTTCACTTTTGTATTACCAAAAAAGTTAAGGGTGGGATTTATATGCCAACAGCCGCTAGAACACATATAACTGTTGAGCAACTTGAAGAATTTGGGTGGAACATGGTTAATGATCTTATGGTAAGGGATTTAAATACCACTTTAGAGAAGTACAATATAACCACTCGAGAAAGAATAAGGCACTTTCTTAGTCAATGTATGATTGAGTCTGATTACGGAAAAGCGACAAAAGAATATGCAGATGGTACAGAATACGAATTCAGAATTGATCTTGGTAATGTAAATCCAGGAGACGGGCCCAAATATAAAGGAGCAGGATATATTCAATTAACTGGGAGGTATAATTACTTGAAATTAGCAGAAGAAATAGGCGATCCTCGTATTATGGAGGGAGTAGATTATGTAGCTAAAAACTATCCTTGGTTTAGTGCTGGATTTTGGTGGGAAATGAACAACATGAATGATTTAATAGACTCAGGTGCAAATGTTAGGGAGGTTACATTGAGGGTTAATGGCCGTGGATTGAGGCAATTAGAAGAGCGAGAAAAATACTATCAACGTACCAATGCTATCTTGGTTTAATAACAATATTGTGCAAATTATGAAACGACATAATATAGAACTTTCCCACTCATCGACAAGATTAACTCAGGAACTATTTTTATAATTTAACTATTAGGAGGAATATTATGTTCGAATATGAAGTTCCTGGTTTGGTTTCCCCTATAGCCCAGCCTTATACAATGGCTTGTTGGGCAACCGTTTCAACCAGTATGATTAGCTGGCATGACAGTACCAGTTATACAATTGAAGAGGTTATGGATAAAGTCGGTTCAAAGTACAGAAAAATATATGAAGATAATACAGGGTTGTTTCCAGTGGATACACCAGAATTATTACAAAAGCTTACATTAGTAGCAGAACCTTCAGGGATTAATTATTCCGTTGATGGATGGCTGACACTTCTTCAAAACTATGGCCCCTTATGGATAACTGTTGCTCCTAATCCTAATGAACCTTGGTCAATGCATGCAATTATAGTTATAGGATTAAGTAGTGATGATACTGTAACGGGAACTATATTTAAAGTTATAGATCCAGCTGATGGATCTATAAAGGATATAGTACTGACTGATATGGTTAAAGTATTTGAAGCTATTGCTAGTGTTGAGGAAATAGTTATTCAAGTTTGCCATTTTTAAAGTACTTTTTAGTATTTTCTAGCTTCAATAAGGAATAAAGTTTCCATTTGTCTCCGTTCTTAAGCTGATGGGTATATGGCGAGGCACCGTTATATAGGTATATAATGAAAAATTTAGTTGAAAACAAAAAGAACTTGTAGGAATCGCTACAAGTTCTTTTTTGGATAATGTAAAAAGGTGAAACAAACTATCTCATAATTTGAATCGGAGCAAACACTTTAACTACGGGTTACTCTCATTATATAACAAATTTTACCATATGCACTTTTAATGTTTGAAAATTATGATAATTAAGAAAACGAGATATTGCAATTTATAATGAATCCCTAAAAATACCAATTGTTCATTTCGAACAAAACATTTTAAATCAATATCTATATCATAATAAATTATAAAAAATATAGATATAGGTAAATAGAGAAGAATGTAAGACAGTTACAGGTATGTTAAAATCCATTTGAGACATTGCTTTTGGGAATAAAATTGCTATTATAATTGTAATTTATTTCCAAAAAACTGATTGGATTTCAATCCAAATTGCGGTTTTATTCCACAGTCCTTAACAAATTGTTAAGGACCTTTTCTATTTGTCCTTTAGTTGTGAAAAAAATTTATTAATCGTCTCTATTGAAACCTTTGGGGCAAATTTTCTAGAAGTGTAGTCTGCAACAGTTGGTAGACTCTTCAACATGATTTACTCATTGTGTAACATTTTAAATATTGAAATATACCATTAGGAACATTATTGTGTTTGAATATAAAATCTCTGGATTTAATAGCACTTTAATACCAGCTTTATACCATGGATTGTTAGGAAACCGTATCAACCGGTAAGTTGGCGTAACATTGCTAGCTGCACGTTTGAGAAAATTATGATTAAATTCCTTTTAAATTACTGAAAAATTTACGAAGATACTACGGAACTATACCGTAATGATGCAACGAAATTATTATAAGAACTTACATTATTTGCAGAACCTCTAAAAATAAATTGTTCCATTTATGGGGGATTATTATTTTAACGATTAGGTTAATAGATTTTTTTATGCTTTTTACGTCAAGAACAGATTTTGGTGTAGACCCACTGCTAAAAAAACTTCTTTTTCAATGCATAACGTTAACAAAATTGAGAACAATGAATACAGTAGTGAAAATATAGATTCAAAATTACATGTTATCTAAAAGGAGAATTGTTATGACCGAACGTTCCAACTTTAGAACGCTCAAAGAAACTAATCTAGGACAAGTATACACATCACTTGGGCTTCCAGTTACTGCATTTCATGATTCAAATAAAACGACAAAGAGACCTTTCTTTAATACTGTGCTAAATTCTGATGACAGCCGGCCAAACGGGTTATGGATGTTCAAGGGGTCAGAGTACTTTTTTTATAATTTAGAAACTGGCGAAATTGAAGACGGACCGCGGTCGATTGCCGGAAATTTTGCTGGAGACACATTACCAACATTGTTCAGGACAGGGATTGACTCCGCCGTTTGGGGTGGTCCGGCCTTCCCTAATTCTTGGTACCTCTTCAAGGACGAAATGTTTGTTCGCGTTAATTCTAACGTCAGCAGTAACGTAAATGGAATTGGCGAAGACTCTAGTTTCGTTAAGGAAAGGCTGTGGCAGGTCGATTATGGATGGAGGGGGATTTTAGGAGAATGGGCAACCGGAGTATGGACCAACCCCAATGGTACATGGCGAACAGATGGTGTTCCCGTCGCTCTTCACGGACTGGGTTCGAAATACTATGGTACGATTCATTTTTTCAAGGATGGGGAGTATATTTGTCACGACCTCAAGACAGGTGGAGTATTTGCAGGACCCATGCCCATCAAGGATGCTTGGAAATTACCTGATGAGTTCTCAAACCGTATTGATCTAGCTTTCTATGGTTCAGGACCTAATAAGGAGAATATTTATTTTGTTTCTGATGAAAAATACGTGCTTTATGATTTCCGTCGAAATGAAGTGATTGATAGTGGAGCAGTCGAAAAAAGATTTCCTGCCTTTGCTAAATTTATTGGGCGTCCTCAACTCTTTCTGGTGGAAGATTACACTCTCAAAACTCTAGTAGGACCAGCGCACATTGGACGACTCATAGATACTAGAAATATCGGTGCCGGTTCGGAGTTTACAAAAATTTTTGTGACTGAGACGCATGATATGACTAAGACGAACCTGACGCAGAGTTTACTTGAAAGTGATGATACTAGCGTCATGTCCGATTTTCATGACAAGATGGATGAGAATACATCGACTAGCGAAAACAGCGAAAGCTACAAATATCAATTGAATAGTAAATTACATGCCGAAGCAGAAGCAAACAGCCTTTGGGGTGGTGAAGTCAATGCATCTCTCAATGTCGCGGGCGGAACAGACACATTGCGTGCAGCTCTAAGTAATTCCGTTTTTAAGTCAATACAATCCCAAGTAACTAGTGCAAAAAAATCGACAACACAAACTACGTACAATTCAGAGGACGAAATCACTAAAGAGGTAAAGGTTTTGAAGAAAGAGATATTCAAAGAGACAAACTCAAGCGATAAAGCCAGGATATATGAGTTTTATGAGCAACTACAGCCTTATATTACTCTCCTAGTACTTCAACATGTCCGTGTCGGTTATATGAATGGCACGCATCTCAAAGTCGTAGAACTTCCAGAGCTACTAAATTTGCTAAATGAAGTTATTATTGAAATAGATCAGCAAAAGCAGTTGATGACCTATATTCAAAATGAGCTGACCAGCGTCACTGATTACCAAGGTAACCCACGTTCAATTATCGCTAGTAGTCCATCGTCCAATCTTATAATAGATAAAAATCTGAGTTCAACCTACCAGATACAACATACCGATGGAACTGTCCAAGACATTTCTGCTAAAGGGCTCATTAAGGCGAGCAAAAGCTGGATTGAACCGACTTTTACAATAACATGTGTACAGATTGAACAGGACACAAGATAGATAAAAACTGGATTGAACCCAAGAGAACTAAAAAATAGCTTGATAGCGATGGGGTACCCCAGCATTTTGGGCAAAAAAGACGCTATGCAAAAATACAATAAGCTGCCCATACGGACAGTTTATTTCTATAATTTTCGTTATTGGAAGTTTTCTTAACATCACCATTTATTTGATAGGAGTTTAATTGTAACTTTGAAATAAGATTTAATCAAAACTTGAAAACGGACACTGAAAAATCGAGAGCCCTAAGCTATGTCTAAAGCCTCTTGCAAAATTTGTTCTTCTCGGGATGATGGATGGGTAACTGCAAGGCTTAGATTGATAACTCGTGCCCCCGCTTCTATACATTCAATTATTGCTTTTGCAAGTTCTGTGGGAGTAGCAACTGGTACAGGTCCCTGAAGAGGAACTATTTCTGAAAAAATTGGACGTACCAAAAGAGTGCATCCAGGGCAAATTGCTGGAGCCATAGATTCTCTCTTCGCACTTAAAATTCCCGCTAAAAAAGTACCGTGCATACAAGCAAAGCTACTAGTATTAATACAACTTACACTAGTTTTCTCGGATATCCTACGAATGTTTGCTTCTATCAGATCAGGATGTTTGGTTGCAACGGGTCCATCAATTAGTCCAATCAGGATTTCTGATTTGCCAGTTGTAATATTCATTAACTCTTTTAACTTTACCAAACCTAAAGCTTCCATCTATTCCTCCTTTTTAATACCTATATCTAAATATTTCTAGAATTATTATTACCTTACTATCTACAAAATAATCATTTTATTTTATGATTGTGAAAAACGAGTAGTTGTCAATATAGTAAGTGCTGAAGCTAACTGATATGATGTAAAGTCATTACAGGAGAATAATATTATTTCCAGTGAGGATTCAGAGACAAATATGTAATGAAGCTTTAAAGGATTATATAATGTGATAAAAGTATATTGATCATTTCAACAGTTCTGGTGCTATTAAGAAGCAATCGGAATACATACAGATTGATATGAAAAAGTTTCTAAACTGACTACAGCATGGAGAAACATTTGAATTAAAACATGCTTATATTGGGGTAGCGCCACACATCCATCAACTTAAGGTATATTTTTATACAAAATGCGTTCTTTCCATATAGTTTTTTATTATCTTTTCTGGATTTTGTAAAACTTGGCATATCAAATAAACCCTGACGGGCTTCAATTTTTTTACTATGCTACCTGATGAGTAGAAGTGGTTTACTCATATACAACACCCAAAATATCAAAGACTGTCTTTTTCTTATATCGATGAGATTTTCGTCCGTTGTGCTGTAGGAGGTTAAACAGACGAAGGAGAACCTTTGATAATTCTTGGGTGTTTTTCTGTAATGCTTGGTAAAAGAGTAAAAAATAATCTTTAATTATGTACATCGCTTTATATTCACTTAGCTCTTTCTGTTTCTTACGTAACAGGAGTTCTCGCATTTTAAACATAGTAGAAGAACATAATAGAATACTAATGAGTTGCCCATAAAGGTGACATTCTAAGCGTTCTCGTTTAGTAGATTTACAACGATGAATTTGAAACCAAGATTTCCATATTTTAAATAACAGTTCAATTTGCCAACGCAGTGAATATAGATCATAAATTTTCTCTTTTGGTACCCATTCCGTAGGAATGTTTGTCATATATACCGTAATGCCTTGTAAAAGTTTTGTACGCTCTGTATATGTAATTCCTTTTTTCTTTTCGCGAATAGCTCGATCACGTAGGCGTTTCTGTTTTTGCTCCTCGGTACATCTATAAACCACAATGCGAGTAGGCAGTTTGTCTTTACTCCCCACATATACATCATGTAATTCATACACTTGGCCAGGTTGTAATTGTTTCATGATGTCTTCCAAATGAATTTGTATATATACCGGTCTCAATTGAGCGGGTTTTGTTTTAAATACGACTGTTTCGAATTCTTTTCTATATATTTTAGTTGGTAACTTAAGACGTGATAAATAATATCCTTGCTTATCTTGAATAGACTTAAAATCGTGTAGACGAAAACATCCTAAGTTACGAATATATAGTTCATTCTTTTGTGCCATGCCTGTTCGAGTCGCACTATATGCCTGATCACTTCGTTTTCCTGGTTCAATTTCCACATCAGAAAATTTTCCACTCAACAAGTCATACTCTAGTTGAATTTTCACACCAGCTGTATGACTACATCCTCCGGCACCAGGATAAGTAGTTACGAATCAATCTGGAACTTGGAAGGTTGTTGGATCAAGGAGGAGAATCCGTTCAAAATAAGAAGAAAGAGAATGAGAAATCTTAGATACTCCTCCAATTTTAGCTTGTAGAAGTGTAGTAAATACAGTGCGAAAGAAGGCTACTGAAGCCGAATTAAATCGTCGATTAATTCCCTCCGGACTTAATAAAATTCCTGTTGAAGTTTCTAATTGACTACAAAGTTGAGTAAGAGAGGTAATAGCGATTTGTTGATTTAACCATACACACAAAGATAAGAAATGGTGCCCGTGGCAATTGCGTTTTCGTTTCATCCCGCCTACTTCTATAGCTAATTGATTAAGTGTAGCGGGATATATATATCGATATAGCTCCTCGGCAAATAAAGATAACTCTTGTTTTTGGTGCACATTCATAAAAAGCACGTCACCCTTTCTCATTAACATAAGAAAATAGTAACGTGCTTTTAACTTCAAAAATAGTCTAAATCCTTAAGTTGATGGATGTGTGGTGCTACCCCATGTTAGAATGTAAATTTTGAATATTTTTTATTTCTGTTTTAATTTGTTTTTTTATTTGTTGAAGATTAGGACGTAAATTCGCATCTTCTAGAGTACACATCTTTATTAGTTCTAGTAGTTCTTGTGAAATTATACCATGTGAAAATATTGAATTTTTTTTTGTGATAGTTTTTAATGTAGTGTTGGGGTTTTTACCTGTTAAAATAAATATCATAATACATCCTAGAGAATAGATATCATCTTGTATACTTGGTTGTTCTTCTTTAATCTGTTGTGGTGATGCAAAACCTTCTGTATACCCTTGGAAAATTGGTGACATATCTCCAATTTTACGAGTTAATTCAAAGTCTATAATCCTAATTGAATTATCATGATTATTTATAATAATATTGGTTGGTGTTAAATCACGATGTACATATCCTAATTGATGTAATCTAATTAAAAAATCACATATCTTAACTATATATATATATCTTAAAAAATTATTATTTTTATTTAATGGAAAACCTCTCTTTTTATCATTAAAAGTTTCACTTTCAATTACTTCTTTTAATGTTTTACCTTTTATGTATTCTAACGGAAGATAGCCGATACCATTATCTTCAAAATAATCATCTGCTCTAGGAATTGAAAGCAATTTATATAACTTTTTGTGCAGGTTTTCTTGATATTTCAAACGGCTTCGACCATCTCTGTTATAAAAGTCTGACATGCAATAAGGTTTTGCTTGTTTAATTACTTTTAATCCATCTTCTGTTTGATTGCGTATATCAAAAACTAACCCTACGCCTCCTTTTGGATGGGAATGAATAGAATCTATTAATAAATATCTAGAACCAATTAATCTGCTCCCTTTTTTTAATGTTTTATCTGTATAATTTTTGAAAATATTAACTATACCTTTAGGGAGGGTAAAAGGTATATGATATTGATCTTTAATTAATTCTCCATCATTATTTACTATGTAATTATCAGATTTTCCCTTGATATTATTAATATTCATAGATTTGAAAGCGCCATACCGTGCATAGACAACATCACTAATTTTTACATCTGTTTCCACAATAGGTCCTTTAAATCCTTTAGTCAATTCGGCTAGAATAATTGCTAATTCTTTTGCCTCAATATCAGAATTAGGGTAAATAGTCATACATTTTCCAATCTGAGTACTACCAAATAATCCTGTGTTTAATCGGATTAATTGATTGCTATTTTCAATAAATTTAAAACAAACTTTTCTTTTCTTAAGTTCAGGAAGTACAGTATCCAATAGTCGATTTGCATCACATGGAACAGTAGAAATATGTAATTTCCATCCTTGAGTTTTGGTTGTTTCTCCAACAATTATCCATGGTGATTTAAAAGACAGTTTAAGATAAAACCTTTTGATATCAACGCTATAAT
Proteins encoded in this region:
- a CDS encoding papain-like cysteine protease family protein, with protein sequence MFEYEVPGLVSPIAQPYTMACWATVSTSMISWHDSTSYTIEEVMDKVGSKYRKIYEDNTGLFPVDTPELLQKLTLVAEPSGINYSVDGWLTLLQNYGPLWITVAPNPNEPWSMHAIIVIGLSSDDTVTGTIFKVIDPADGSIKDIVLTDMVKVFEAIASVEEIVIQVCHF
- a CDS encoding S8 family serine peptidase, which encodes MEALGLVKLKELMNITTGKSEILIGLIDGPVATKHPDLIEANIRRISEKTSVSCINTSSFACMHGTFLAGILSAKRESMAPAICPGCTLLVRPIFSEIVPLQGPVPVATPTELAKAIIECIEAGARVINLSLAVTHPSSREEQILQEALDIA
- a CDS encoding patatin-like phospholipase family protein produces the protein MLEDKRDKLGIALSGGGFRAAFFHLGVLAKLANLGLLRYVEIISTVSGGSIIGALYYLHIKKLLEQKTDDQIRDEDYQEIIAKIEVDFLQSVQCNFRLRTFLNPLKT
- a CDS encoding glycoside hydrolase family 19 protein — protein: MPTAARTHITVEQLEEFGWNMVNDLMVRDLNTTLEKYNITTRERIRHFLSQCMIESDYGKATKEYADGTEYEFRIDLGNVNPGDGPKYKGAGYIQLTGRYNYLKLAEEIGDPRIMEGVDYVAKNYPWFSAGFWWEMNNMNDLIDSGANVREVTLRVNGRGLRQLEEREKYYQRTNAILV
- a CDS encoding protein kinase domain-containing protein, with the protein product MERMDYSVDIKRFYLKLSFKSPWIIVGETTKTQGWKLHISTVPCDANRLLDTVLPELKKRKVCFKFIENSNQLIRLNTGLFGSTQIGKCMTIYPNSDIEAKELAIILAELTKGFKGPIVETDVKISDVVYARYGAFKSMNINNIKGKSDNYIVNNDGELIKDQYHIPFTLPKGIVNIFKNYTDKTLKKGSRLIGSRYLLIDSIHSHPKGGVGLVFDIRNQTEDGLKVIKQAKPYCMSDFYNRDGRSRLKYQENLHKKLYKLLSIPRADDYFEDNGIGYLPLEYIKGKTLKEVIESETFNDKKRGFPLNKNNNFLRYIYIVKICDFLIRLHQLGYVHRDLTPTNIIINNHDNSIRIIDFELTRKIGDMSPIFQGYTEGFASPQQIKEEQPSIQDDIYSLGCIMIFILTGKNPNTTLKTITKKNSIFSHGIISQELLELIKMCTLEDANLRPNLQQIKKQIKTEIKNIQNLHSNMG